From the Desulfallas thermosapovorans DSM 6562 genome, the window CATAACCCGGGAGGAAAACCTGGAGCAGGTGGAACGGTTCTTACTTAAGCATCCCGGTTATCGCCCGGAGTCCCTGGTTGAGTTTTTACCCGCCAGTCTTGATCATGGAAAAACTATGAGCCGGGGTTATTTGCAGATATTGCCGCACGTACATGGCCTGGATGGTTTTTTTATGGCCAGGCTGCGTAAAAGCGGTGCATAGCAGGATTTGTTTAAGAGAGTGTAGAAATAGCAAAACATGTTGACGGGGGATATTTTATGCCGGTCTTGCCCAATATTAAAGATTTGACTTTGGAGGAGTTGGAACGTGAAATAACAGCCCTTGGCATGCCCAAATTCAGGGCTGCCCAGGTAATTGACTGGATGCAACGCAAAGGGGCGAATTCCTTTGCGGATATGACCAATGTGCCCGGGGAAGTGCGGGAGAGGCTGGCTGGTAAATTTAGTCCCGGCGGGGTGACGGTGCTGGATAAAAAAAATTCCCGGAAGCAGGAAACCGTCAAATTCCTGCTGGAATTACAGGACGGTCAAGTTGTAGAGAGTGTATTAATGAAATATCACTATGGCTACACCGCCTGTCTTTCCACCCAGGTGGGCTGCCGTATGGGCTGCCGGTTGTGCGCCTCGGGCCTGGAGGGGCTCACCCGCAACCTTACACCGGGGGAACTGATCGACCAGATTTGGGCCATACAAAAGGCATCCGGCCGGCGCATCAGCCGTATTGTGTTAATGGGCTCGGGGGAGCCGCTGGATAATTATGAAGCCACGGTAAAGTTTATTGAGCTGGTTACCGCTTCTTACGGGTTGAATATCAGCCAGCGGCACGTTACTCTATCAACCTGCGGTATCGTACCGCGTATTTATGAACTAATGCATCTGCGCCTGGCCATAACCCTGGCGGTTTCCTTGCATGCCCCCAATAATGCATTGCGCAATCAACTGGTGCCCATTAACAAAGTCTACCCGCTGGAAAAGTTACTGCCGGCCTGTGGTGACTATGCCGAATACACGGGGCGGCGGGTGTCATTTGAATATGCTCTGCTGGGCGGTGTGAATGATACTTTGACCCATGCCAGGGAACTAGCCGGTATACTGCGCGGAATTCACTGTCATATTAATTTAATTCCGGCCAATCCGGTACCAGAACGGGGTATTAGCAGAAGCACTACCGGAGATGTGCATGCTTTCAAGGCAGTCTTGGAGAAAAAAGGATACCGGGTAACTGTACGCCGGGAAATGGGGTTGGACATTGATGCCGCGTGCGGGCAACTGCGCCGGCGGTTTGCGGCCGGTGAAAAAACCGTAACGAGGTGATCGACGGTGGGGTTTTTTTCGGAGCTGGAAGGGAACCTGGAAAAATATATTGAAGGTTTTTTTAAAGATAAATTCGGTGGTGGAGGCTTGCAGCCGGTGGATATTGCCAAAAAACTGGCCAGGGAAATGCGTGACCGGCGCCGGGTCGGCCTGAAGGATATTTATGTACCCAACCGGTTTGAAGTTATTCTGGGACCAAAGGATTACGCTGCGGTCAGCCCGCTTATGGACCGGTTGTCGGCGGAGATGGTGGACTATGTGAAGAATAAAGCGGTGGAGAAAAAGTATACCCTGCTGGGGGCAGTGGCGGTGTCCTTCATGGAACGGGAGCAATTGCCCCGGGGGCAAGTGGAAATAAACAGTTTTTTTGATGAGTGTGTAGAGGAAAAGCCGGAAACGGTGGAAGATACCATGCGCTTTACCCCGGTGCGGGGTGTGCCCGAACCGGAACGTAATGTAACTGTGCTGCTGGAAGTGGTGGAGGGTGCCCTGGCTGGTAAAAAGTTTGTATTGGAAGGTAACCAGGTTACCATCGGTCGCGGCGAAATTTGCGATATATGCTTACCGGACAACAGTATTTCCAGGCGTCATGCCGTCATAAACCGTACAGGCCGGCATTTTGTCATAAGGGACCGGTCCAGCACCAACGGCACATATGTCAACGGGGTGAAGGTGGCCCAAATAGAGCTAAGCCATGGCGATGTTGTAAAAATGGGTAATACGGTACTGATATTTAAGGTGGAATGATTTTTTTGGATATTGTTTTATTTGTATTACGCACTGCTTTTATCGTGCTGATCTACGTATTTATATTTATAGTTTTAATTCATTTAATT encodes:
- the rlmN gene encoding 23S rRNA (adenine(2503)-C(2))-methyltransferase RlmN translates to MPVLPNIKDLTLEELEREITALGMPKFRAAQVIDWMQRKGANSFADMTNVPGEVRERLAGKFSPGGVTVLDKKNSRKQETVKFLLELQDGQVVESVLMKYHYGYTACLSTQVGCRMGCRLCASGLEGLTRNLTPGELIDQIWAIQKASGRRISRIVLMGSGEPLDNYEATVKFIELVTASYGLNISQRHVTLSTCGIVPRIYELMHLRLAITLAVSLHAPNNALRNQLVPINKVYPLEKLLPACGDYAEYTGRRVSFEYALLGGVNDTLTHARELAGILRGIHCHINLIPANPVPERGISRSTTGDVHAFKAVLEKKGYRVTVRREMGLDIDAACGQLRRRFAAGEKTVTR
- a CDS encoding FhaA domain-containing protein yields the protein MGFFSELEGNLEKYIEGFFKDKFGGGGLQPVDIAKKLAREMRDRRRVGLKDIYVPNRFEVILGPKDYAAVSPLMDRLSAEMVDYVKNKAVEKKYTLLGAVAVSFMEREQLPRGQVEINSFFDECVEEKPETVEDTMRFTPVRGVPEPERNVTVLLEVVEGALAGKKFVLEGNQVTIGRGEICDICLPDNSISRRHAVINRTGRHFVIRDRSSTNGTYVNGVKVAQIELSHGDVVKMGNTVLIFKVE